A segment of the Streptomyces sp. XD-27 genome:
GTGGCTGTCGTGCGCGCCGCTCGCGTCGGTCACGGCTCCCGGGACGACCTCGACCCGGTGCCGGAGCGCCACCTGGGCGTACACCTGGGCGTCGGTGTCGCCGGGCAGCCGTACCCACAGCGCGGACCCGCCGGCCGGCCTGCTCCACCGCCAGGCGGGCAGCCGGGCCGCGAGCAGTCCTTCGAGATGGTCCAGGCGCCGGCGCAGCGTCACGGCCCGGCGGGCCTTCAGCTCGTCGAGCCGGGGCAGCAGCCGCGCGGCGAGGGCCTGGTCGAGAACCGGGCTGCCGAGGTCGGCCAGGGCCTTCAGCCGGGCGAGCCGCCCGACCACGTCGGCCGGTCCGCGGACCCAGCCGATGCGCAGCCCTCCCCATACGGCCTTGGCCAGCGAGCCCACCGTGAGCACTTCGGCAGCCGTGTGCGTGTCCGTACGCGTACCGGTACGCGTGTCCGTTCCCGGCCCGGCGCCCGGTTCGGCGAAGGCCGCGATGGGCGCGGGCTCCCCCGCCGCCTCCCCGACGCCGATGTCGTAGGCGATGTCCTCCAGAACGGGTACGGCATGGCGGCGGCAGAGTTCGGCGACCCGACGCCGGCGCCCCTCCGACATCAGCACGCCGGTCGGGTTGTGATAGGTCGGCGTGACGTACAGCAGTTCGGGACGGTGCCGGGTGAGCGCTTCCGCGAGTCCGTCGACGCGGATCCCGTCCTGGTCCAGGGGCACGGCGTACGGCCGGGCTCCGGCGGCGCGGAACACGTCCAGGCAGCCGGGCCAGCTCGGGCACTCCACCACGACGCCCGAGCCCCTGCGCAGATACAGCTGCGCCACGAGCCCCAGGGCCTGGGTCGCCCCCGTGGTGACCAGCACCTGCTCGGGTGTCGTGGGCAGTCCGGCGGCGGTGAAGTGGTCCGCGGCGGCGCGCCGCAGGCCGGGGAGGCCGCTCGGGTGGTACCCGGTGTCGGCCATGAGCCCGGTCAGGTCCGTGCTCAGCACCTCGTGGAGCGCTTCCCGGACTTCGGCCGCCGCCGGCTCCGCCGCCATGGCCAGCGAGATGGTCTCGTCGCGCCGGTCGACCAGCCGTTGCAGCAGCGCGGTCGCGCGCCCGCCGGAGACCCGGCCGTCGCGGCCCGCCGACCGGGGCACCGGCCGCGCGGCGACCCGGGTGCCGCTCCCCCGCCGGCTCTCCACCGCCCCGAGCGCCCGCAGTTCGTCGTAGGCCGCGACGACGGTGGCCCGGCTGACGCCGAGGGCCTTCGCGAGGCCGCGCTCGGAGGGAAGCCGTGCGCCGGAGCCGAGATCCCCGGCCAGTACGGCGCGGTGGAGCGCGTGCGCGAGCTTGCCGTACAGCGGGCCGGGGCCGGCCATCCAGTCGCCGAGCAGGAGCAGCAGCTCCGAAGGATCCGTCATCCGGTCCACTTTCCCCTTCGTTGGCCCGGGTGGAGTTCTTCTCGCGCCGTCAGGCTAGGGGACATGAGTCCTTCTGCTGCCCCGCTCCGCCGCGAAACCGGGTCCCCTCCCCTGCCCCGCCGCAGGCACCGCATCGCGGCGGAGCGCGCGTGATCCCGGAGACCTCGCGGCTGCTCGCCTTCGTCGCCGCCTCCCTCGTGCTGATCCTGGTCCCCGGACCGAACCTCGTCTACGTCCTCACCCGGAGCGTCAGCCAGGGCCGCCGCGCCGGGCTCTGCTCGGCCCTCGGCGTGGAGGCCGGCACCCTGGTCCACATCGCGGCCGCCGCGTTCGGCCTCTCCGCCCTGATCGCGCGCTCCGACGTCGCCTACACCGTCCTGAAATACGCCGGAGCCGTCTATCTCGTCCATCTCGGCGTACGGGCCATCAGGCGCCCGTCCGCACTCGACCTGTCCGGGACGGCGGCCCCGACGCCCCTGGTGCGGGTGTTCCGGGCCGGCGTCCTGGTGAACGTGCTCAATCCGAAGGTCGCACTGTTCTTCCTCGCCTTCCTGCCGCAGTTCGTCAGCGCCGACGCGGGCACGGCGGCGGCTCGGGGACACATGCTCGTGCTGGGCG
Coding sequences within it:
- a CDS encoding LysE family translocator translates to MIPETSRLLAFVAASLVLILVPGPNLVYVLTRSVSQGRRAGLCSALGVEAGTLVHIAAAAFGLSALIARSDVAYTVLKYAGAVYLVHLGVRAIRRPSALDLSGTAAPTPLVRVFRAGVLVNVLNPKVALFFLAFLPQFVSADAGTAAARGHMLVLGAVFFAIALTLDVAYALAGGLLGAWLRGSPRFLRRQPLVVGAVYICLGMFAAVPAA